Proteins from a single region of Peromyscus eremicus chromosome 9, PerEre_H2_v1, whole genome shotgun sequence:
- the Entpd4 gene encoding ectonucleoside triphosphate diphosphohydrolase 4 isoform X2, translated as MGRIGISCLFPASWHFSISPAGCPRILNTSLRQVIVLSILAAAVSLLYLSVVIIRSKYGWLSKDKKFQRYLARVTDVEATDTNNPNVNYGIVVDCGSSGSRIFVYCWPRHNGNPHDLLDIRQMRDKNRKPVVMKIKPGISEFATSPEKVSDYISPLLNFAAEHVPRAKHKETPLYILCTAGMRVLPESQQKAILEDLLTDIPVHFDFLFSDSHAEVISGKQEGVYAWIGINFVLGRFEHIEEDDEAVVEVNIPGSESSEAIVRKRTAGILDMGGVSTQIAYEVPKTEEVAKNLLAEFNLGCDVHQTEHVYRVYVATFLGFGGNAARQRYEDRLFASTFQKNRLLGKQTGLTPDAPFLDPCLPLDIKDEIQQNGQTLYLRGTGDFDLCRETLQPFMNKTNETQTSLNGVYQPPIHFQNSEFYGFSEFYYCTEDVLRMGGDYNAAKFTKAAKDYCATKWSILRERFDRGLYASHADLHRLKYQCFKSAWMYEVFHRGFSFPITYKNLKTALQVYDKEVQWTLGAILYRTRFLPLRDIRQEVFRAGHGHWRGVSFVYNHYLFSGCFLVVLLSILLYLLRLRRIHRRAPRTGSLWIEEGLPSQKGPGPL; from the exons ATGGGGAG GATCGGCATTTCCTGTCTCTTTCCGGCTTCTTGGCATTTTAGCATCTCTCCCGCGGGCTGTCCTCGAATCCTGAACACCAGCTTACGCCAAGTCATTGTCCTTAGCATCCTGGCTGCAGCTGTCTCCCTCCTATACCTTTCTGTCGTCATAATACGCAGCAAGTATGGGTGGCTGTCGAAGGACAAGAAATTTCAAAG GTACTTGGCCCGAGTCACAGACGTGGAGGCTACAGACACCAACAACCCCAACGTGAACTACGGCATTGTGGTGGACTGCGGCAGCAGTGGTTCTAGGATATTTGTCTATTGCTGGCCTCGGCACAACGGCAACCCTCACGATCTGTTGGACATCAGACAGATGAGGGACAAAAACCGAAAGCCGGTGGTGATGAAAATTAAACCCG GCATCTCAGAGTTTGCTACCTCTCCAGAAAAAGTCAGCGATTACATTTCTCCACTTCTGAACTTTGCTGCAGAACATGTGCCACGGGCAAAACACAAAGAGACGCCTCTCTACATTCTCTGCACAGCTGGAATGAGAGTCCTTCCTGAAAG CCAGCAGAAAGCTATCCTGGAGGACCTCCTGACTGACATCCCAGTGCACTTTGACTTCCTGTTTTCTGACTCCCACGCTGAAGTCATCTCAGGGAAACAAGAAG GTGTGTATGCTTGGATCGGCATTAATTTTGTCCTTGGACGGTTTGAGCATATTGAAGAGG ATGACGAGGCGGTTGTGGAAGTCAACATTCCCGGTAGTGAGAGCAGTGAGGCCATCGTCCGGAAAAGGACAGCCGGTATTCTTGACATGGGAGGCGTGTCCACTCAGATAGCGTACGAAGTCCCCAAAACT GAGGAAGTAGCTAAAAACTTGTTAGCTGAATTCAATTTGGGGTGTGATGTCCACCAGACTGAGCACGTGTACCGAGTCTACGTGGCCACATTTCTTGGGTTCGGTGGTAATGCTGCTCGGCAGAGATATGAAGACAGACTATTTGCCAGCACGTTTCAGAAAAACAG GCTCCTGGGTAAACAGACTGGTCTGACTCCCGATGCTCCATTCCTGGACCCTTGCTTGCCTCTGGACATTAAAGATGAGATCCAGCAAAATGGGCAGACCCTGTACCTTCGGGGGACAGGCGACTTTGACCTGTGTCGAGAGACCCTCCAACCTTTCATGAACAAAACCAATGAAACGCAGACTTCCCTCAATGGAGTCTACCAGCCCCCAATCCACTTCCAGAACAGTGAATTCTACGGCTTCTCCGAGTTCTACTATTGCACCGAGGATGTCTTGCGGATGGGGGGAGACTACAACGCTGCTAAGTTCACTAAAGCTGCCAAG gaTTACTGTGCCACGAAGTGGTCCATCTTGCGGGAGCGCTTTGACCGAGGACTGTATGCCTCTCATGCTGACCTCCATCGGCTGAA GTATCAGTGTTTCAAATCTGCCTGGATGTATGAGGTGTTCCACAGGGGCTTCTCCTTTCCCATCACCTACAAAAACCTGAAGACAGCCTTGCAGGTGTATGACAAGGAAGTGCAGTGGACACTGGGGGCCATCCTTTACAGGACCCGCTTTCTGCCCTTGAG AGACATCCGGCAGGAGGTGTTCCGGGCCGGCCACGGGCACTGGCGGGGTGTGTCCTTCGTCTACAACCACTACCTGTTCTCTGGCTGCTTCTTGGTGGTCCTGCtgtctatcctcctctacctgctTCGGCTGCGGCGCATCCACCGCAGGGCGCCCCGGACTGGCTCTCTGTGGATAGAGGAAGGCTTGCCCTCCCAGAAGGGCCCTGGTCCCTTGTGA
- the Entpd4 gene encoding ectonucleoside triphosphate diphosphohydrolase 4 isoform X1, producing the protein MGRIGISCLFPASWHFSISPAGCPRILNTSLRQVIVLSILAAAVSLLYLSVVIIRSKYGWLSKDKKFQRYLARVTDVEATDTNNPNVNYGIVVDCGSSGSRIFVYCWPRHNGNPHDLLDIRQMRDKNRKPVVMKIKPGISEFATSPEKVSDYISPLLNFAAEHVPRAKHKETPLYILCTAGMRVLPESQQKAILEDLLTDIPVHFDFLFSDSHAEVISGKQEGVYAWIGINFVLGRFEHIEEDDEAVVEVNIPGSESSEAIVRKRTAGILDMGGVSTQIAYEVPKTVSFASSQQEEVAKNLLAEFNLGCDVHQTEHVYRVYVATFLGFGGNAARQRYEDRLFASTFQKNRLLGKQTGLTPDAPFLDPCLPLDIKDEIQQNGQTLYLRGTGDFDLCRETLQPFMNKTNETQTSLNGVYQPPIHFQNSEFYGFSEFYYCTEDVLRMGGDYNAAKFTKAAKDYCATKWSILRERFDRGLYASHADLHRLKYQCFKSAWMYEVFHRGFSFPITYKNLKTALQVYDKEVQWTLGAILYRTRFLPLRDIRQEVFRAGHGHWRGVSFVYNHYLFSGCFLVVLLSILLYLLRLRRIHRRAPRTGSLWIEEGLPSQKGPGPL; encoded by the exons ATGGGGAG GATCGGCATTTCCTGTCTCTTTCCGGCTTCTTGGCATTTTAGCATCTCTCCCGCGGGCTGTCCTCGAATCCTGAACACCAGCTTACGCCAAGTCATTGTCCTTAGCATCCTGGCTGCAGCTGTCTCCCTCCTATACCTTTCTGTCGTCATAATACGCAGCAAGTATGGGTGGCTGTCGAAGGACAAGAAATTTCAAAG GTACTTGGCCCGAGTCACAGACGTGGAGGCTACAGACACCAACAACCCCAACGTGAACTACGGCATTGTGGTGGACTGCGGCAGCAGTGGTTCTAGGATATTTGTCTATTGCTGGCCTCGGCACAACGGCAACCCTCACGATCTGTTGGACATCAGACAGATGAGGGACAAAAACCGAAAGCCGGTGGTGATGAAAATTAAACCCG GCATCTCAGAGTTTGCTACCTCTCCAGAAAAAGTCAGCGATTACATTTCTCCACTTCTGAACTTTGCTGCAGAACATGTGCCACGGGCAAAACACAAAGAGACGCCTCTCTACATTCTCTGCACAGCTGGAATGAGAGTCCTTCCTGAAAG CCAGCAGAAAGCTATCCTGGAGGACCTCCTGACTGACATCCCAGTGCACTTTGACTTCCTGTTTTCTGACTCCCACGCTGAAGTCATCTCAGGGAAACAAGAAG GTGTGTATGCTTGGATCGGCATTAATTTTGTCCTTGGACGGTTTGAGCATATTGAAGAGG ATGACGAGGCGGTTGTGGAAGTCAACATTCCCGGTAGTGAGAGCAGTGAGGCCATCGTCCGGAAAAGGACAGCCGGTATTCTTGACATGGGAGGCGTGTCCACTCAGATAGCGTACGAAGTCCCCAAAACTGTAAGCTTTGCCTCCTCACAGCAG GAGGAAGTAGCTAAAAACTTGTTAGCTGAATTCAATTTGGGGTGTGATGTCCACCAGACTGAGCACGTGTACCGAGTCTACGTGGCCACATTTCTTGGGTTCGGTGGTAATGCTGCTCGGCAGAGATATGAAGACAGACTATTTGCCAGCACGTTTCAGAAAAACAG GCTCCTGGGTAAACAGACTGGTCTGACTCCCGATGCTCCATTCCTGGACCCTTGCTTGCCTCTGGACATTAAAGATGAGATCCAGCAAAATGGGCAGACCCTGTACCTTCGGGGGACAGGCGACTTTGACCTGTGTCGAGAGACCCTCCAACCTTTCATGAACAAAACCAATGAAACGCAGACTTCCCTCAATGGAGTCTACCAGCCCCCAATCCACTTCCAGAACAGTGAATTCTACGGCTTCTCCGAGTTCTACTATTGCACCGAGGATGTCTTGCGGATGGGGGGAGACTACAACGCTGCTAAGTTCACTAAAGCTGCCAAG gaTTACTGTGCCACGAAGTGGTCCATCTTGCGGGAGCGCTTTGACCGAGGACTGTATGCCTCTCATGCTGACCTCCATCGGCTGAA GTATCAGTGTTTCAAATCTGCCTGGATGTATGAGGTGTTCCACAGGGGCTTCTCCTTTCCCATCACCTACAAAAACCTGAAGACAGCCTTGCAGGTGTATGACAAGGAAGTGCAGTGGACACTGGGGGCCATCCTTTACAGGACCCGCTTTCTGCCCTTGAG AGACATCCGGCAGGAGGTGTTCCGGGCCGGCCACGGGCACTGGCGGGGTGTGTCCTTCGTCTACAACCACTACCTGTTCTCTGGCTGCTTCTTGGTGGTCCTGCtgtctatcctcctctacctgctTCGGCTGCGGCGCATCCACCGCAGGGCGCCCCGGACTGGCTCTCTGTGGATAGAGGAAGGCTTGCCCTCCCAGAAGGGCCCTGGTCCCTTGTGA